In one window of Paenarthrobacter nicotinovorans DNA:
- a CDS encoding class IV adenylate cyclase, whose translation MPTNIEIKAHVDSIERLLPTVLSLGGSEPGHSSQDDTFFECPGGRLKLRVTGDGHGVLIFYRRADEPGPKSSYYVHSTTSDPDGLRQVLADAYGELGRVRKHRAVVQVGEARIHLDSVDGLGDFLELEVAVGGVFGPEEATEQAHQLMEALGISPADLAKGAYLDLIMAKL comes from the coding sequence ATGCCAACGAACATCGAAATCAAAGCGCATGTAGACAGCATCGAACGTCTGCTGCCCACCGTGCTTTCCCTGGGTGGCTCGGAACCCGGGCACAGCTCGCAGGACGATACTTTCTTTGAGTGTCCGGGCGGCCGGCTCAAGCTGCGCGTGACCGGCGATGGCCACGGAGTGCTGATCTTCTACCGCAGGGCAGACGAACCCGGTCCGAAGTCTTCCTACTATGTTCATTCAACAACGTCCGATCCGGATGGTCTGCGTCAGGTCCTGGCCGACGCTTACGGGGAACTTGGGCGCGTTCGCAAGCACCGTGCCGTGGTCCAGGTGGGAGAGGCCAGGATCCATCTGGACTCCGTGGACGGGCTCGGTGACTTCCTCGAGCTGGAAGTGGCCGTGGGTGGAGTGTTCGGACCCGAAGAGGCCACCGAACAGGCCCATCAACTCATGGAAGCCCTGGGAATCAGCCCTGCGGATCTGGCGAAGGGCGCCTACCTGGATCTGATCATGGCCAAGCTGTGA
- a CDS encoding DNA/RNA non-specific endonuclease, producing MSGGYDRDFLRARLELPSPSATTILLDYTHFSVRFRAARKLAAIVGVNISGAELNPLAREGTWHFDDRIPREQQAGPDVYKNNAFDRGHLVRRLDPVWGDAATAKKANQETFSFTNAAPQVDDFNQGKELWVGLEDHVLGHADAHDAKISVFTGPVLLEDDQPYRGVRIPRKFWKIAAWTNDAKLAAVGFVLDQSPLLGKVELKRAIDQRLLEGEPPPLGPFRTFQVPIGEIADLTGLSLSRLANADRLGSGQRELGKQPKAIELESMEQIRL from the coding sequence ATGAGCGGGGGATACGACAGGGATTTTTTGCGGGCACGCCTTGAACTGCCCAGTCCGTCGGCAACGACGATACTGCTGGACTACACCCACTTCTCCGTGCGTTTCCGGGCCGCCCGGAAGCTCGCGGCGATCGTGGGGGTCAACATCAGCGGTGCAGAACTGAACCCGTTGGCGCGGGAAGGAACCTGGCACTTCGATGACAGGATCCCCCGGGAACAGCAGGCGGGTCCGGACGTCTACAAGAACAACGCCTTCGATCGCGGCCACTTGGTGCGCCGGCTGGATCCCGTCTGGGGGGACGCCGCCACTGCCAAGAAGGCCAACCAGGAGACGTTCTCATTCACCAATGCGGCGCCGCAAGTGGACGATTTCAACCAAGGCAAGGAACTCTGGGTGGGCTTGGAGGACCATGTCCTGGGGCACGCCGATGCCCATGACGCCAAGATCAGCGTCTTCACGGGGCCGGTCCTGCTTGAGGATGATCAGCCCTACCGTGGTGTCCGGATCCCTCGAAAGTTCTGGAAGATTGCGGCATGGACCAACGATGCCAAGCTGGCCGCCGTCGGGTTCGTTCTGGACCAGTCACCACTGCTCGGGAAGGTGGAACTGAAGAGGGCCATTGATCAACGGCTTCTGGAAGGCGAACCTCCGCCCCTGGGTCCCTTCCGGACCTTCCAGGTCCCTATCGGGGAGATCGCCGACCTAACCGGGCTGAGCCTCAGCCGCCTCGCGAACGCCGACCGTCTTGGCAGTGGCCAGCGTGAACTGGGGAAGCAGCCGAAAGCCATCGAACTGGAGAGCATGGAGCAGATCAGGCTCTAG